Within the Sporosarcina luteola genome, the region TTGCAAAATACCCGATCGGCTTGGCTCCAGGTATGGGATTGAACGCATTCTTCGCCTTTACAGTTGTGCTAACCTATGGAATCCCGTGGCAAACAGCATTGACGGGAGTTTTATTCTCTGGACTTATCTTTATTATTCTATCGTTGTCAGGATTGCGTGAAGCGATCATCAATGCCATACCATCACAATTAAAATATGCAGTTGGTGCAGGTATCGGCCTCTTCATCACCTTCCTCGGCTTCCAAAACGCAAATATAATCGTTGCGGATCCGAACACGCTTGTGACACTCGGCGATTTATCAGCTGGACCTACGCTGCTCGCCATCTTCGGCTTAGTTATTACCGTTATCATGATGGTACGGCAAATTAAGGGTGCAATATTCTACGGCATGATTCTGACAACGATTTTAGGGATGATCGTCAGCTTAATTGATATCCCGACGAAAGTGGTCGACAAAGTGCCATCCGTTGCTCCCACATTCGGTGCTGCATTCGAAGCGATCTTCAACGATCCCGCTTCATTAATGACAACTCAATTCCTTGTCATTGTCATTACCTTCCTCTTCGTCGACTTTTTCGATACGGCAGGTACGCTTGTTGCGGTAGCTACACAAGCAGGTTTGATGAAGGACGAAAAATTGCCGCGAGCCGGAAAGGCGTTGCTGGCAGATTCGATGGCTACAGTGACTGGTTCGATTTTCGGAACGTCCACAACGACTTCTTATATTGAGTCCACTGCAGGTGTGGCAGCCGGAGCTAAAACAGGCTTTGCTTCTATTGTAACAGGAACGCTATTCCTATTGGCATTGTTCTTCTCTCCATTACTGTTTGTCATTACTCCTGAAGTGACAGCACCAGCACTTATCATCGTAGGTGTACTAATGGTATCAACATTAGGGAATATCGAATGGTCGAAATTTGAAATCGCCGTACCGGCATTCTTCACGATCATTACGATGCCATTGACATACAGCATCGCCACTGGAATCGCAATCGGCTTTGTCTTCTATCCGATCACGATGCTGCTCGCCGGTAGAAGGAAAGAGATTCATCCGATCATGTATGGACTCTTCATCATCTTCATTATGTATTTCATCTTTATTAAATGAAGTAAGTGTATAATTTCTAAGTTAAGTGGGACGGCTCCTATGGGGCCGTTCCTTTTTATATACTATTAATTGAATAAGGATATAGTTTATTTTTAAAATCCCCCGTGCAAATGAAGTTGTCATTTGTCTCGATGTAACGGCCATTTCTATAGAGGAAATCAAGTATGTGAAATTTATTCACTAAAACTGTTGACACTTTAAGTTTCATTTGGTATAGTAATAAAGCAGTCGAGAGAACGACATAAACC harbors:
- a CDS encoding NCS2 family permease — translated: MKKYFEFDKLGTNYRREIIGGLTTFLAMAYILAVNPLMLSLEGIPDLPDAMRMDKGAVFVATALAAAVGSLFMGIIAKYPIGLAPGMGLNAFFAFTVVLTYGIPWQTALTGVLFSGLIFIILSLSGLREAIINAIPSQLKYAVGAGIGLFITFLGFQNANIIVADPNTLVTLGDLSAGPTLLAIFGLVITVIMMVRQIKGAIFYGMILTTILGMIVSLIDIPTKVVDKVPSVAPTFGAAFEAIFNDPASLMTTQFLVIVITFLFVDFFDTAGTLVAVATQAGLMKDEKLPRAGKALLADSMATVTGSIFGTSTTTSYIESTAGVAAGAKTGFASIVTGTLFLLALFFSPLLFVITPEVTAPALIIVGVLMVSTLGNIEWSKFEIAVPAFFTIITMPLTYSIATGIAIGFVFYPITMLLAGRRKEIHPIMYGLFIIFIMYFIFIK